In Cinclus cinclus chromosome 13, bCinCin1.1, whole genome shotgun sequence, a genomic segment contains:
- the LOC134049243 gene encoding cholesterol side-chain cleavage enzyme, mitochondrial — protein sequence MLARLATKPGALRGCPRAAAAQCRRLGGVVPSAVPSAVPSAVPSAPRPFDQVPGEWRAGWLNLYRFWQEGGLTNLHLIMARKFRHFGPIYREKLGVYETVNIISPGDAATLFQAEGTLPERFSVPPWVAYRDFRNKPYGVLLKTGEAWRSDRLLLNKEVLAPEVVPGFVPLLSAVGEDFVRRARAQARQSGRECWTGDFSHELFRFALESVCHVLYGERLGLLQDFVEPEAQRFIEAVSRMFHTTAPMLYLPPALLRRLNTRTWRDHVQAWDAIFGQADKCIQNVYRDLRLRRKSTQEYMGILCNLILRHKLPLDDIRASVTEMMAGGVDTTSMTLQWAMLELARAPSVQEQLRAEVLAAKREAGGDREKMLKSTRLLKAAIKETLRLHPVAVTLQRYTTHEVILQDYRIPPRTLVQVGLYAMGRDPEVFPRPEQFLPQRWLAAGPKHFQGLSFGFGPRQCLGRRIAELEMQLFLMHILENFKIETMRAVEIGTKFDLILIPDKPIQLTLRPLECRE from the exons ATGCTCGCCCGCCTCGCCACCAAGCCCGGAGCCCTGCGGGGATGTCCCCGCGCAGCAGCCGCGCAGTGTCGCCGGCTCGGAGGGGTCGTCCCCTCGGCTGTCCCCTCGGCTGTCCCCTCGGCTGTCCCCTCGGCTCCCCGGCCATTCGACCAGGTGCCGGGCGAGTGGCGAGCGGGCTGGCTCAACCTGTACCGCTTCTGGCAGGAGGGCGGCCTCACCAACCTGCACCTCATCATGGCCCGCAAATTCCGACACTTCGGGCCCATCTACAG GGAGAAGCTGGGCGTGTACGAGACCGTGAACATCATCAGCCCCGGGGACGCGGCCACGCTCTTCCAGGCCGAGGGGACCCTGCCCGAGCGCTTCAGTGTCCCCCCGTGGGTGGCCTACCGTGACTTCCGCAACAAACCCTACGGGGTGCTGCTCAA GACAGGCGAGGCCTGGCGCTCGGACCGGCTGCTGCTCAACAAGGAGGTGCTGGCCCCGGAGGTGGTCCCGGGCTTCGTGCCCCTGCTCAGCGCCGTGGGCGAGGATTTCGTGCGGCGGGCGCGGGCCCAGGCGCGACAGAGCGGCCGCGAGTGCTGGACGGGAGATTTCAGCCACGAGCTGTTCCGTTTCGCCCTCGAGT ccGTGTGCCACGTGCTGTACGGCGAGcgcctggggctgctgcaggacttCGTGGAGCCCGAGGCTCAGCGCTTCATCGAGGCCGTGTCGCGCATGTTCCACACCACGGCGCCCATGCTGTACCTGCCGCCCGCGCTGCTGCGCCGCCTCAACACCCGCACCTGGCGCGACCACGTGCAGGCCTGGGACGCCATCTTCGGCCAGG CGGACAAGTGCATCCAGAACGTGTACCGGGACCTGCGGCTGCGGCGCAAGAGCACCCAGGAGTACATGGGCATCCTGTGCAACCTCATCCTGCGCCACAAGCTGCCCCTGGATGACATCCGCGCCAGCGTCACCGAGATGATGGCGGGAGGGGTGGACACG ACATCCATGACCCTGCAGtgggccatgctggagctggcacGGGCCCCGAgtgtgcaggagcagctgcgAGCCGAGGTCCTGGCAGCCAAACGTGAGGCGGGTGGTGACAGGGAGAAGATGCTGAAATCCACACGGCTGCTCAAGGCTGCCATCAAGGAGACGCtcag GCTGCACCCGGTGGCCGTGACCCTGCAGAGGTACACCACGCACGAGGTCATCCTGCAGGACTACCGCATCCCCCCCAGG ACGCTGGTGCAGGTGGGGCTCTACGCCATGGGCCGTGACCCCGAGGTGTTCCCACGGCCGGAGCAGTTCCTGCCGCAGCGCTGGCTCGCCGCCGGCCCCAAGCACTTCCAGGGGCTCAGCTTCGGCTTCGGGCCGCGCCAGTGCCTGGGCCGCCGCATCGCCGAGCTGGAGATGCAGCTCTTCCTCATGCAC ATCCTGGAGAACTTCAAGATCGAAACCATGAGAGCCGTGGAAATCGGCACCAAGTTCGACCTCATCCTGATCCCGGACAAACCTATCCAGCTGACACTGCGGCCCCTCGAGTGCCGGGAGTGA